One genomic window of Streptomonospora nanhaiensis includes the following:
- a CDS encoding MFS transporter, whose product MPRAVYILALGIFAMVTSEFVVAGLMPQIARGLDATIPQIGYLITVFALAMALGGPLLSVTLLRLHPRTALLTLFAVFLTGNILAATATGYTAMAAARIITGAASQAFFGVALSLGAQLAPTHLRGRAIAVVMNGLMLGTFLGLPASTLIGEHYGWRAAFWAIAALTLTAAAATLALVPRGQRTTPAGGLRTELRAFTNPRLWLALSTSTLIIGATFSAFSYLNPILTQTTGLPPATVPWLLVAYGAATVIGNTVVGRLADRHTLPVLLTGLAANTLFLTAFALLAHHPLPAITAMIGIGLVGVTMNPAMITRVQRTANDRPLVTTVHSSFITLGVIIGSAAGGIAITAHGLRGPLWLGAALALTGIATLIPDLLRRRTTPPPAPATHPAPTATTR is encoded by the coding sequence ATGCCACGCGCCGTCTACATCCTGGCCCTGGGCATCTTCGCCATGGTCACCAGCGAGTTCGTCGTCGCCGGACTCATGCCCCAGATCGCCCGCGGCCTGGACGCCACCATCCCCCAGATCGGCTACCTCATCACCGTCTTCGCCCTGGCCATGGCCCTGGGCGGCCCCCTCCTCAGCGTCACCCTCCTGCGCCTGCACCCCCGCACCGCGCTCCTCACCCTCTTCGCCGTCTTCCTCACCGGCAACATCCTCGCCGCCACCGCCACCGGCTACACCGCCATGGCCGCCGCCCGCATCATCACCGGCGCCGCCTCCCAGGCCTTCTTCGGCGTCGCCCTCTCCCTGGGCGCCCAACTCGCCCCCACCCACCTGCGCGGCCGCGCCATCGCCGTCGTCATGAACGGCCTCATGCTCGGCACCTTCCTGGGCCTGCCCGCCTCCACCCTCATCGGCGAGCACTACGGCTGGCGCGCCGCCTTCTGGGCCATCGCCGCCCTCACCCTCACCGCCGCAGCCGCCACCCTCGCCCTCGTCCCCCGCGGACAGCGCACCACCCCCGCCGGCGGCCTGCGCACCGAACTGCGCGCCTTCACCAACCCCCGCCTGTGGCTCGCCCTTTCCACCAGCACCCTCATCATCGGCGCCACCTTCTCCGCCTTCAGCTACCTCAACCCCATCCTCACCCAGACCACCGGCCTGCCCCCCGCCACCGTCCCCTGGCTCCTGGTCGCCTACGGCGCCGCCACCGTCATCGGCAACACCGTCGTCGGCCGCCTCGCCGACCGCCACACCCTGCCCGTCCTGCTCACCGGACTGGCCGCCAACACCCTCTTCCTCACCGCCTTCGCCCTCCTGGCCCACCACCCCCTCCCCGCCATCACCGCCATGATCGGCATCGGCCTGGTCGGCGTCACCATGAACCCCGCCATGATCACCCGCGTCCAGCGCACCGCCAACGACCGCCCACTCGTCACCACCGTCCACTCCTCCTTCATCACCCTGGGCGTCATCATCGGCTCCGCCGCCGGCGGCATCGCCATCACCGCCCACGGCCTGCGCGGCCCCCTCTGGCTGGGCGCCGCCCTCGCCCTCACCGGAATCGCCACCCTCATCCCCGACCTCCTCCGCCGCCGCACCACCCCACCCCCCGCACCCGCCACCCACCCCGCACCCACCGCCACCACCCGATAA
- a CDS encoding thiamine pyrophosphate-requiring protein, producing MNHPSYTTSTAFLEALTQTGVQYVFANLGSDHPGLVEAYARARAEGTEDRFPRLVICPHESVAFSAAQGHAQISGRPQAVIVHVECGTQNIGGMIHNAAKGRVPVLVFAGASPATQHGEHTGSRNEFIQWIQDVHDQRGIVRGYTKYDNEIRTGANVKQIVHRAMQIATSHPAGPVYLVGAREVMEAPLDPATADNPAYHLNRYSPTAPAALDPATTRTIADALATAHNPLIVTSYLGRNPDAVPALVRLAEHLAVPVLESVPMRLNFPADHPLHAGYQWNTQAPNPVLARADTILAIDTDVPWIPLNNAPHPNARVFSIDTDPLKEQMPLWHIPAEVFARADAATALDQITDHLTRHHTPDTDALHQRRTALAAEHRARRAELTAREQQDAPDGAINPAALVAQLRDLLADEQEEAIVLTEAISNYLTVNEHLRANRPGSLIGSGGGSLGWHAGAAIGAKLARPDALVVSLVGDGSYLFGVPASAQWVARRYNTPTLTVIFDNRGWKSPKLSTLGVHPDGVAAREDDFNVSFEPEADLPGIAAAAGGAHARTLTRAEELPGALKEALEAVRSGRSAVLSVHVPRV from the coding sequence ATGAACCACCCCTCCTACACCACCAGCACCGCCTTCCTCGAAGCCCTCACCCAGACCGGCGTCCAATACGTCTTCGCCAACCTCGGCAGCGACCACCCCGGCCTCGTCGAGGCCTACGCCCGCGCCCGCGCCGAAGGCACCGAAGACCGCTTCCCCCGCCTGGTCATCTGCCCCCACGAAAGCGTCGCCTTCTCCGCCGCCCAAGGCCACGCCCAGATCAGCGGACGCCCCCAGGCCGTCATCGTCCACGTCGAATGCGGCACCCAGAACATCGGCGGCATGATCCACAACGCCGCCAAAGGCCGCGTCCCCGTCCTCGTCTTCGCCGGCGCCTCACCCGCCACCCAGCACGGCGAGCACACCGGCAGCCGCAACGAGTTCATCCAGTGGATCCAAGACGTCCACGACCAGCGCGGCATCGTCCGCGGCTACACCAAGTACGACAACGAGATCCGCACCGGCGCCAACGTCAAGCAGATCGTCCACCGCGCCATGCAGATCGCCACCAGCCACCCCGCCGGCCCCGTCTACCTCGTCGGCGCCCGCGAGGTCATGGAAGCCCCCCTCGACCCCGCCACCGCCGACAACCCCGCCTACCACCTCAACCGCTACAGCCCCACCGCACCCGCCGCCCTGGACCCCGCCACCACCCGCACCATCGCCGACGCCCTGGCCACCGCCCACAACCCCCTCATCGTCACCTCCTACCTCGGCCGCAACCCCGACGCCGTCCCCGCCCTGGTCCGCCTCGCCGAACACCTCGCCGTCCCGGTCCTGGAATCGGTCCCCATGCGGCTCAACTTCCCCGCCGACCACCCCCTCCACGCCGGCTACCAGTGGAACACCCAGGCCCCCAACCCCGTCCTGGCCCGCGCCGACACCATCCTCGCCATCGACACCGACGTCCCCTGGATCCCCCTCAACAACGCCCCCCACCCCAACGCCCGCGTCTTCTCCATCGACACCGACCCCCTCAAAGAGCAGATGCCCCTCTGGCACATCCCCGCCGAGGTCTTCGCCCGCGCCGACGCCGCCACCGCCCTGGACCAGATCACCGACCACCTCACCCGCCACCACACCCCCGACACCGACGCCCTCCACCAGCGGCGCACCGCCCTGGCCGCCGAACACCGCGCCCGCCGCGCCGAACTCACCGCCCGCGAGCAGCAGGACGCACCCGACGGCGCGATCAACCCCGCCGCCCTCGTCGCCCAGCTGCGCGACCTCCTCGCCGACGAGCAGGAGGAGGCCATCGTCCTCACCGAGGCCATCTCCAACTACCTCACCGTCAACGAGCACCTGCGCGCCAACCGCCCCGGCTCCCTCATCGGCTCGGGCGGCGGCTCCCTGGGCTGGCACGCCGGCGCCGCCATCGGCGCCAAACTCGCCCGACCCGACGCCCTGGTCGTCAGCCTCGTCGGCGACGGCTCCTACCTGTTCGGCGTGCCCGCCTCCGCCCAGTGGGTGGCCCGCCGCTACAACACCCCCACCCTCACCGTCATCTTCGACAACCGCGGCTGGAAGTCGCCCAAGCTCTCCACGCTGGGCGTCCACCCCGACGGCGTCGCCGCCCGCGAGGACGACTTCAACGTCTCCTTCGAACCCGAGGCCGACCTGCCCGGCATCGCCGCGGCCGCCGGCGGCGCCCACGCCCGCACCCTCACCCGCGCCGAGGAGCTGCCCGGCGCCCTGAAGGAGGCCCTGGAGGCGGTGCGCTCGGGCCGCTCGGCGGTGCTCAGCGTGCACGTGCCCCGCGTCTGA